TTCAAGACCTGCCCGCTGCTGTATCGCTTCCGCAGCATCGACCGGCTCCCGCAGAAGCCGACGTTGGCCACGAGCCGCGGCACCGTCGTTCACTCGGTTCTGGAGCGGCTGTTTGACCTGCCACAGGCCGAACGCACGATCGCGCGGGCCAGCGATCTCGTGCGCCCCGCGTGGGACGACCTGATCGCCGCTGAGCCGGAGATCGCCGAGCTGTTTGCCGACGATGCCGACGGCAGCGGCCTGGAGCGCTTCCTCACTCAGGCGCGTGCCCTGGTCTCGACGTACTTCCAGATGGAAGACCCGAGCCGCTTCGAGCCGTCTGGTCGCGAGCTGCTGGTCGAGACGACGGTCGGTGAGGGTGAGGGTCTGCTGCTGCGCGGCTACGTGGACCGCCTCGACGAGGCGCCCGACGGGCGCATCCGGGTCGTCGACTATAAGACCGGCGCAGCGCCGCGCGAGGCATTCGAGGCCAAGGCGCTGTTTCAGATGAAGTTCTACGCCCTGGTGATCTGGCGCAACACCGGCACGATCCCGGCGCAGCTGAAGCTGATGTACCTGTCCGAGGGCGACTCGCTGATGTACTCGCCCGAGGAGCGCGAGCTGCTGTCGCTGGAACGCCAGCTCGGTGCGCTATGGGCCGCGATCGAGCGGTCGCTGCGGGCCGAGGAGTTCCGGGCAAACCCCAGCAAGCTGTGCGGCTGGTGCGACTTCAAGGACCTGTGCCCGGCGTACGGCGGCACTCCCCCGCCGTTCCCGCGTGAGCGTGTGGTCGATGTGGCGATTGACCGTCGCAGCGAGGGCGTCGGTACCGACTAGCGCGAGGTGAGCGGCAGCAGCTCGTCCAGGCTCGGGTCAGGTGGCAGCGCGGGCAGCTCAAGGATCCGCCCCGCATTCGGCCCGGTCGTGTAGACGGTGCACCCGGCATCGCGCCCGGACTGGGCTCCAGTCGCGGAGTCCTCGATCACGACGCAGCGCGAAGCGGGTACGCCGAGCACCTCAGCGGCGTGCAGGTACGGCCACGGGTCGGGCTTGGGGTGCACGACCTCGTCACCGGTCACGCTGAAGGCAAACGGCGCGGGCGCCGCGTCGATCACGATCTGAGCCATCTCGCGCCGCGACATCGTCACCAAGGCCGCCGGAATGCCGCGCTGCTGGCACTGCACCAGCAGGTCTCGGGTCGCTGAGACCCACGGCAGCTGCTCGCGCAGGTGCACCATCACCATTGACTCCAGGTGACCGATGATCTCCTCGACGCCCATCGGTAGGCCGTAGCCGCGCAGGTGCTCGGCGGCTTGCTCCAAGGCCCAGCCGGTCAGCGCTTCAGCCTGCTCGGTGCTCCAGCTCAGCCCGTGCTCGGCCAGCAGCTGCGTCTCAGCGACGGCCCATAGCGGCTCGGTGTTGACCAGGGTGCCGTCCATGTCGAAGAGGACGGCGGCGGGCGTCGCGTCAGTGGGCGGCAAAGTACTTGGCCTCCGGGTGGTGGCAGATGAGTGCGGACGTGGACTGCTCGGGATGCAGCTGGAAGCCTTCCGATAGCTCGACGCCGATCCGATCAGGCTGCAGGAGCTCAAGCAGTGCGACCTGCTGCTCGAGGTCCGGGCAGGCCGGGTAGCCGAAGGCGAACCGCGCGCCGCGGTAGCCGAGCTTGAAGTAGTCCTCCAGCTTGGCCGGGTCCTCGGCGTCGGCGTTCACCCCGTCGCCGAAGGTCAGCTCAGAGCGGATGCGCTTATGCCAGTACTC
The nucleotide sequence above comes from Epidermidibacterium keratini. Encoded proteins:
- a CDS encoding RecB family exonuclease; translation: MSETSTSTPVHSPIATEPLRASLSPSRAGDFKTCPLLYRFRSIDRLPQKPTLATSRGTVVHSVLERLFDLPQAERTIARASDLVRPAWDDLIAAEPEIAELFADDADGSGLERFLTQARALVSTYFQMEDPSRFEPSGRELLVETTVGEGEGLLLRGYVDRLDEAPDGRIRVVDYKTGAAPREAFEAKALFQMKFYALVIWRNTGTIPAQLKLMYLSEGDSLMYSPEERELLSLERQLGALWAAIERSLRAEEFRANPSKLCGWCDFKDLCPAYGGTPPPFPRERVVDVAIDRRSEGVGTD
- a CDS encoding HAD family hydrolase, whose translation is MPPTDATPAAVLFDMDGTLVNTEPLWAVAETQLLAEHGLSWSTEQAEALTGWALEQAAEHLRGYGLPMGVEEIIGHLESMVMVHLREQLPWVSATRDLLVQCQQRGIPAALVTMSRREMAQIVIDAAPAPFAFSVTGDEVVHPKPDPWPYLHAAEVLGVPASRCVVIEDSATGAQSGRDAGCTVYTTGPNAGRILELPALPPDPSLDELLPLTSR